A section of the Pseudomonas flavescens genome encodes:
- a CDS encoding zinc-dependent alcohol dehydrogenase family protein → MKAMTLTSFGGPEAFQLHDVAKPVPPAGHVLVRVHATSINPLDYQVRRGDYADLVQLPAITGHDVSGVVEDVGPGVTRFVPGDEVWYTPQIFAGPGSYAEYHVAAESIIGKKPPSLSHLEAASLTLVGGTVWEALVVRAVLRVGESILIHGGAGGVGHVAIQVAKAMGARVFTTVRQANAEFARSMGADVIIDYEKEDYVDAVMRATDGHGVDVVFDTIGGNTLSRSPDALAQLGRVVTIVDIAQPQNVVQAWGKNASYHFVFTRQNRGKLDELSALVERGQLRPHIGAVYSLADIGLAHARLESPNNGMRGKIAIAVEPSLIP, encoded by the coding sequence ATGAAAGCCATGACACTCACATCATTCGGCGGTCCTGAAGCGTTCCAGCTGCACGACGTAGCCAAGCCCGTACCACCAGCAGGGCACGTGCTGGTCCGGGTTCACGCGACCTCCATCAACCCGCTGGATTACCAGGTGCGGCGTGGCGACTATGCCGACCTGGTGCAGTTGCCGGCCATCACCGGCCACGACGTATCGGGCGTTGTCGAAGACGTCGGGCCAGGCGTGACCCGCTTCGTTCCGGGAGACGAAGTCTGGTACACCCCGCAAATCTTCGCAGGGCCAGGCAGCTATGCCGAGTACCACGTCGCGGCCGAAAGCATCATCGGCAAGAAGCCTCCTTCACTGAGCCATCTCGAAGCGGCGAGCCTCACCCTGGTTGGTGGCACGGTGTGGGAGGCGCTGGTCGTGCGTGCGGTGCTCAGAGTAGGGGAGAGCATCCTGATACACGGTGGCGCGGGCGGCGTCGGCCATGTGGCGATCCAGGTGGCGAAAGCCATGGGCGCACGGGTGTTCACCACCGTGCGCCAAGCGAACGCCGAGTTCGCACGCAGCATGGGTGCCGATGTGATCATCGACTATGAAAAAGAGGACTACGTCGACGCCGTCATGCGGGCAACCGATGGCCATGGCGTCGATGTGGTGTTCGACACCATCGGCGGCAACACGCTGTCACGCAGCCCTGACGCGCTTGCGCAGCTCGGCCGCGTCGTCACGATCGTGGATATCGCGCAGCCACAAAACGTCGTGCAGGCCTGGGGCAAGAACGCCAGTTATCACTTCGTCTTCACACGGCAGAACCGCGGCAAGCTCGATGAGTTGAGCGCATTGGTGGAGCGCGGTCAGCTGCGGCCTCACATTGGCGCCGTCTATTCGCTTGCCGACATCGGGCTGGCCCACGCCCGGCTGGAAAGCCCCAACAACGGCATGCGAGGAAAAATCGCGATTGCGGTCGAGCCATCGCTCATCCCCTGA
- a CDS encoding ArsR/SmtB family transcription factor, translating into MELIEVFKALSNPTRLAILKGLKDPAKNFPPQDEGDVLTVGVCVSSIQEGIGLSQSTVSGYLATLQRVGLVEVRRIGQWTYYKRNEATIGALAEVIGKEL; encoded by the coding sequence ATGGAATTGATCGAAGTATTCAAAGCCCTCTCGAACCCTACACGCCTGGCAATCCTGAAAGGCTTGAAGGACCCCGCAAAGAATTTCCCTCCGCAGGATGAGGGTGACGTTCTCACGGTGGGCGTCTGCGTCAGCAGTATTCAGGAAGGTATCGGCCTGTCGCAGTCGACGGTGTCTGGTTATCTAGCCACGCTGCAGCGAGTGGGCCTGGTCGAAGTCAGGCGCATCGGTCAATGGACCTACTACAAGCGCAACGAAGCAACCATCGGTGCGCTTGCCGAGGTCATCGGGAAAGAGCTGTAA